A part of Variovorax sp. HW608 genomic DNA contains:
- a CDS encoding ANTAR domain-containing protein, translating to MFAVNSLLVVLSTESAGLPDALRQALGGAVDFSALGRATPRTLRSQAEALGSREIVVFMPQPVEELLDALAAGCGVLPCPLSLVSGPLAPDLHEKLAALGVNAWMAVESLDARSLDALLGRARARWARESALRTELDALRTRFDERKWIDRAKGLLMSARGIGEDEAFGLLRGAAMHANLRLGEVSRSVIEASRWADAINRAGQLRMLSQRLVRLAAQALAGIDAKRARVLRTQSTERVQDNFVHLASLELDEAGAQGLGHARAAWNALEAALAARMSPQAMAEIDVRAEALLLAAEVLTGALETSGARRALRIVNICGRQRMRAQRLAKDALLAATLSASASRERLAPIMGEFEAALLELDQAPLSSPEIRAALASARDEWLRLVRGVREIDSAEGRAALVRSSDALVETFDQLTASYEHSLQVLMS from the coding sequence ATGTTTGCCGTGAACTCCCTTCTCGTCGTCCTTTCCACCGAGTCCGCCGGACTGCCCGATGCGCTGCGACAGGCATTGGGCGGTGCCGTTGATTTTTCGGCGCTCGGGCGCGCAACGCCGCGCACCCTGCGGTCGCAGGCCGAAGCGCTCGGATCGCGGGAGATCGTGGTGTTCATGCCGCAGCCCGTGGAGGAGCTTCTGGATGCGCTGGCAGCGGGCTGTGGTGTGTTGCCGTGCCCGCTCAGCCTCGTCTCCGGGCCGCTCGCGCCCGATCTCCACGAGAAACTGGCCGCGCTCGGCGTCAATGCGTGGATGGCGGTCGAATCGCTCGATGCCCGATCGCTCGATGCACTGCTCGGCCGTGCGCGTGCACGCTGGGCGCGCGAATCCGCATTGCGCACCGAACTGGACGCGCTGCGCACCCGTTTCGACGAACGCAAGTGGATCGATCGCGCGAAGGGCCTCCTGATGTCCGCGCGCGGCATCGGCGAGGACGAGGCCTTCGGCCTCCTGCGCGGCGCGGCGATGCATGCGAACCTGCGCCTCGGCGAAGTCTCGCGCTCGGTGATCGAGGCCTCGCGCTGGGCGGATGCGATCAACCGTGCGGGGCAGTTGCGCATGCTGTCGCAGCGGCTCGTGCGCCTCGCGGCGCAGGCGCTGGCGGGCATCGATGCCAAGCGTGCGCGCGTGCTGCGCACCCAGTCGACCGAGCGCGTGCAGGACAACTTCGTTCATCTTGCGTCTCTCGAACTCGACGAGGCGGGAGCGCAGGGCTTGGGCCACGCACGCGCTGCCTGGAACGCGCTCGAAGCCGCGCTCGCGGCGCGCATGTCACCCCAGGCGATGGCCGAGATCGATGTGCGCGCCGAGGCCTTGTTGCTGGCGGCCGAAGTGCTGACCGGCGCCTTGGAGACTTCCGGCGCACGGCGCGCGCTGCGCATCGTCAACATCTGCGGCCGCCAGCGCATGCGCGCGCAGCGGCTCGCGAAGGATGCGCTGCTGGCCGCGACGCTGTCCGCCAGTGCCTCGCGCGAGCGACTGGCACCGATCATGGGCGAGTTCGAAGCCGCGCTGCTCGAACTGGACCAGGCGCCGCTGAGCTCGCCCGAGATCCGCGCCGCGCTGGCTTCGGCGCGCGACGAATGGCTGCGGCTCGTGCGCGGCGTGCGCGAGATCGACAGCGCCGAGGGACGCGCCGCGCTGGTGCGTTCCAGCGATGCGCTGGTCGAGACCTTCGACCAGCTCACTGCGTCGTACGAGCACAGTCTGCAGGTCCTCATGTCCTGA
- a CDS encoding ABC transporter ATP-binding protein encodes MNDDRKYIDIHGVEQRFKTPKGSFLALQGIHLQVAKGEFITLIGHSGCGKSTLLNLIAGLTTPTQGALLCANREIKGPGPERAVVFQNHSLLPWLTCYENVYLAVERVFAASEGKAQLKARTEAALAMVGLSAAAQKRPGEISGGMKQRVGIARALSMEPKVLLMDEPFGALDALTRAKLQDELLAIVQKTHSTVVMVTHDVDEAVLLSDRIVMLTNGPAATIGEVLAVDLPRPRNRVELAEDPVYVHARKAVIDFLYTRQAHVEKVAA; translated from the coding sequence ATGAACGATGACAGGAAGTACATCGACATCCACGGCGTCGAGCAGCGCTTCAAGACGCCCAAGGGCAGCTTCCTCGCGCTGCAGGGCATCCACCTGCAGGTGGCCAAGGGCGAGTTCATCACCCTGATCGGGCACTCGGGCTGCGGCAAGTCGACGCTCCTGAACCTGATCGCCGGACTCACCACGCCCACGCAAGGTGCGCTCCTGTGCGCCAACCGCGAGATCAAGGGCCCCGGCCCGGAGCGCGCGGTGGTGTTCCAGAACCACTCGCTGCTGCCGTGGCTCACCTGCTACGAGAACGTCTATCTCGCGGTCGAGCGCGTGTTCGCAGCCAGCGAAGGCAAGGCGCAGCTGAAGGCGCGCACCGAAGCGGCGCTCGCGATGGTCGGCCTCAGCGCCGCCGCACAGAAGCGCCCCGGCGAAATCTCCGGCGGCATGAAGCAGCGCGTGGGCATTGCACGCGCGCTGTCGATGGAACCGAAGGTGCTGCTGATGGACGAGCCCTTCGGCGCGCTGGACGCACTCACGCGCGCCAAGCTGCAGGACGAGTTGCTCGCGATCGTGCAGAAGACGCACAGCACCGTGGTGATGGTCACGCACGACGTGGACGAGGCGGTGCTGCTGTCGGACCGCATCGTGATGCTCACCAACGGACCCGCCGCGACCATCGGCGAAGTGCTCGCCGTCGATCTCCCGCGTCCGCGCAACCGTGTGGAACTGGCCGAAGACCCGGTCTACGTGCATGCGCGCAAGGCCGTGATCGACTTCCTGTACACGCGCCAGGCGCACGTGGAGAAGGTCGCCGCCTGA
- a CDS encoding bifunctional protein-serine/threonine kinase/phosphatase, whose translation MSFEVDIGYSSERGPRDVNEDFAGAVRAPKGEEARGLIAAIADGVSTGGRGLEAAQTTVMGLLGDYFATPDTWEPTAALDRLIGAQNAWLADHNRRRQGGGTALTTLTALVLQGQSYTLAHVGDTRAWRVRQDGEPAAPLTQDHAFDHPDLRSRLTRAIGLDDQVRVDYVQGDVRVGDCFVLSSDGVHGVLKPQHFAALALQGSAAEASDALVRAALAAGTRDNATALVIRVTGLDARQLDDELGDVRRLAPPPVLKVGDTIDGYVVTAVVADTGVHLLYQARHPATRELVALKTLHPSRASDPQERAMLAHEAWLALRVGTRADSGFVRVHERAPDASALYTVFDWHGGRTLEQIRKTRPRGAVAEVVAAAIEVARALGRLHRHGVVHRDIKPGNLHLGDDGRWRILDLGVALSGREGRAQRELHAGTPSYINPEQWEGEGADAASDLFALGVTLYQWLAGRLPYGEIEPYQSARYRRDPAALSRIRPDVPIWLDHLVCKAVARDPRQRFETAEEMLLALERGAARPVSAPSATPLIHRDPAALYKIALAISVLLNALLAFWLLFLPK comes from the coding sequence ATGAGTTTCGAAGTGGACATCGGCTACAGCAGCGAGCGCGGACCGCGCGACGTCAACGAGGACTTCGCGGGCGCGGTGCGTGCGCCGAAGGGCGAGGAGGCGCGCGGGCTGATCGCCGCCATTGCGGACGGCGTGTCGACCGGCGGCCGGGGCCTGGAGGCCGCGCAGACCACGGTGATGGGCCTTCTGGGCGACTACTTCGCAACGCCCGACACCTGGGAGCCGACCGCGGCGCTCGACCGCCTGATCGGCGCGCAGAACGCCTGGCTGGCCGACCACAACCGCCGTCGCCAGGGAGGCGGTACGGCGCTCACCACGCTCACCGCACTGGTGCTGCAGGGGCAGAGCTACACGCTCGCACACGTCGGCGACACCCGCGCCTGGCGCGTGCGCCAGGACGGCGAACCCGCCGCGCCGCTGACGCAGGACCATGCCTTCGACCATCCCGACCTGCGCAGTCGCCTGACGCGCGCCATCGGCCTCGACGACCAGGTGCGCGTCGATTACGTGCAGGGCGACGTGCGTGTCGGCGACTGCTTCGTGCTGAGTTCCGACGGCGTGCATGGCGTGCTCAAGCCGCAGCATTTCGCCGCGCTCGCGCTGCAGGGGAGTGCGGCCGAAGCCAGCGACGCCCTGGTGCGCGCTGCGCTCGCCGCCGGCACGCGCGACAACGCGACCGCGCTGGTGATCCGCGTCACCGGGCTGGACGCGCGCCAGCTCGACGACGAACTCGGCGACGTGCGCCGGCTCGCTCCGCCGCCGGTGCTGAAGGTGGGCGACACCATCGACGGCTACGTCGTCACCGCGGTGGTCGCCGACACCGGCGTCCATCTGCTCTACCAGGCGCGCCATCCGGCCACGCGCGAGCTGGTCGCGCTCAAGACGCTGCATCCCAGCCGTGCCAGCGATCCGCAGGAGCGCGCCATGCTCGCGCATGAAGCCTGGCTGGCGCTTCGCGTCGGCACGCGGGCCGACAGCGGTTTCGTGCGGGTGCACGAGCGCGCGCCCGATGCGAGCGCGCTCTACACCGTCTTCGACTGGCACGGCGGGCGAACGCTGGAGCAGATCCGCAAGACCCGTCCGCGCGGCGCCGTCGCCGAAGTCGTCGCCGCGGCGATCGAGGTCGCCCGCGCGCTGGGCCGCCTGCACCGTCATGGTGTGGTGCACCGCGACATCAAGCCCGGGAACCTGCATCTCGGCGATGACGGCCGCTGGCGCATCCTCGACCTGGGCGTGGCGCTTTCCGGGCGGGAAGGCCGGGCGCAGCGCGAGCTGCATGCCGGTACGCCGAGCTACATCAATCCCGAGCAGTGGGAAGGTGAGGGCGCCGATGCGGCGAGCGACCTGTTCGCGCTCGGCGTCACGCTCTACCAGTGGCTCGCCGGGCGCCTGCCTTATGGCGAGATCGAGCCCTACCAGTCGGCGCGCTACCGGCGCGATCCGGCCGCCCTGTCGCGCATCCGCCCCGATGTGCCGATCTGGCTCGACCATCTGGTCTGCAAGGCGGTCGCGCGCGATCCGCGCCAGCGCTTCGAGACGGCCGAGGAGATGCTGCTCGCGCTCGAGCGCGGCGCCGCGAGACCGGTCAGCGCGCCGAGCGCCACGCCGTTGATCCACCGCGATCCGGCCGCGCTCTACAAGATCGCGCTCGCCATCTCGGTGCTGCTCAACGCGCTGCTCGCCTTCTGGCTGCTGTTCCTGCCGAAGTGA
- the ntrB gene encoding nitrate ABC transporter permease, whose amino-acid sequence MVSAVFHSPIDAAAARPAAVKSTPLPPAPKPVQEAAPVRAKAVQRAPRDFSGLWLRVLPPVLGIALLILVWELVAMKSTTGFPSPLATWQQAVQVFSDPFYSKGPNDQGVGWNVLSSLRRVALGFGLAAAVGIPAGFAIGRFEFLSRMFNPLISLLRPVSPLAWLPIGLLVFKGANPAAIWTIFICSIWPMIINTAVGVQRVPSDYMNVARVLNLSEWKIFTKILFPAVLPYMLTGVRLAVGTAWLVIVAAEMLTGGVGIGFWVWDEWNNLNVANIIIAIFVIGIVGLVLEFALIKVATAFTFEEVKS is encoded by the coding sequence ATGGTCAGTGCCGTCTTTCACTCCCCCATCGATGCGGCTGCGGCGAGGCCCGCTGCCGTGAAGAGCACGCCGCTTCCTCCTGCACCGAAGCCCGTGCAGGAAGCCGCTCCCGTCAGGGCGAAGGCCGTGCAGCGCGCGCCGCGCGACTTCAGCGGCCTGTGGCTGCGCGTGCTTCCGCCGGTGCTCGGCATCGCCTTGCTGATCCTCGTCTGGGAGCTGGTCGCGATGAAGAGCACCACCGGCTTCCCCTCGCCGCTCGCCACCTGGCAGCAGGCGGTGCAGGTGTTCAGCGATCCGTTCTACAGCAAGGGGCCGAACGACCAGGGCGTGGGCTGGAACGTGCTCTCGTCGCTGCGCCGCGTGGCGCTGGGCTTCGGGCTCGCGGCCGCGGTGGGCATTCCGGCCGGCTTCGCGATCGGACGCTTCGAGTTCCTCTCGCGCATGTTCAATCCGCTCATCAGCCTGCTGCGCCCGGTCTCGCCGCTGGCCTGGCTGCCGATCGGCCTCCTGGTCTTCAAGGGCGCGAACCCGGCCGCGATCTGGACCATCTTCATTTGCTCGATCTGGCCGATGATCATCAACACCGCCGTGGGCGTGCAGCGCGTGCCGAGCGACTACATGAACGTCGCCCGCGTGCTCAACCTCAGCGAATGGAAGATCTTCACCAAGATCCTCTTTCCCGCGGTGCTGCCCTACATGCTCACCGGCGTGCGCCTCGCGGTCGGCACCGCATGGCTCGTGATCGTCGCGGCCGAGATGCTGACCGGCGGCGTCGGCATCGGCTTCTGGGTCTGGGACGAGTGGAACAACCTCAACGTCGCCAACATCATCATCGCGATCTTCGTCATCGGCATCGTCGGCCTCGTGCTCGAGTTCGCGCTGATCAAGGTCGCCACCGCATTCACGTTCGAAGAGGTGAAGTCATGA
- a CDS encoding CmpA/NrtA family ABC transporter substrate-binding protein codes for MTDSLSHKLSRRRVLQAAAAGALGLDPALRAAVWAQGSDKPEKEEVKIGFIPLTDCASVVMASVLGIDKKYGVKIVPSKEASWAGVRDKLVNGELDFAHVLYGLVYGVHLGIGGPKKDMAVLMTLNNNGQAITLSKKLADKGAVDGASLAKLMAADKGEYTFAQTFPTGTHAMWLYYWMAANGINPLKDAKVITVPPPQMVANMRVGNMDGYCVGEPWGQRAIMDGIGITAVTTQDIWKDHPEKVLGTTGDFVKKYPNTARAVTAAILEAGKWIDTGLQNKNKMAETIADKSYVNTSVDAINQRILGRYTNGLGKNWDDPNYMKFYSDGAVNFPYLSDGMWFLTQHKRWGLLKDHPDYLQVATQINRVDIYKQAATATKTAVPKDTMRTSKLIDGVVWDGKNPKQYADSFKVHA; via the coding sequence ATGACCGATTCGCTCTCCCACAAACTCAGTCGCCGGCGCGTGCTGCAGGCCGCGGCTGCCGGCGCTCTGGGGTTGGACCCCGCCCTGCGCGCCGCCGTCTGGGCGCAGGGCTCGGACAAGCCCGAGAAGGAGGAAGTGAAGATCGGCTTCATCCCCCTAACCGATTGCGCCAGCGTCGTCATGGCCTCGGTGCTCGGCATCGACAAGAAGTACGGCGTGAAGATCGTCCCGAGCAAGGAAGCGAGCTGGGCCGGCGTGCGCGACAAGCTGGTCAACGGCGAGTTGGACTTCGCCCATGTGCTCTACGGGCTGGTCTACGGGGTGCACCTCGGCATCGGCGGTCCGAAGAAGGACATGGCCGTTCTCATGACGCTCAACAACAACGGGCAGGCGATCACGCTGTCGAAGAAGCTCGCCGACAAGGGCGCGGTGGATGGCGCCTCGCTCGCCAAGCTCATGGCCGCCGACAAGGGCGAATACACCTTCGCGCAGACCTTCCCGACCGGCACGCACGCGATGTGGCTCTATTACTGGATGGCGGCCAACGGCATCAATCCGCTGAAGGACGCCAAGGTCATCACCGTGCCGCCGCCGCAGATGGTCGCCAACATGCGCGTCGGCAACATGGACGGCTACTGCGTCGGCGAACCCTGGGGCCAGCGCGCGATCATGGACGGCATCGGCATCACCGCCGTCACCACGCAGGACATCTGGAAGGACCATCCGGAGAAGGTGCTCGGCACCACCGGCGACTTCGTGAAGAAGTACCCCAACACCGCGCGCGCAGTGACCGCCGCGATCCTCGAAGCCGGCAAGTGGATCGACACCGGCCTGCAGAACAAGAACAAGATGGCCGAGACCATCGCCGACAAGAGCTACGTCAACACCAGCGTCGATGCGATCAATCAGCGCATCCTCGGCCGCTACACCAACGGCCTCGGCAAGAACTGGGACGACCCCAACTACATGAAGTTCTACAGCGACGGGGCGGTGAACTTCCCGTACCTGTCGGACGGCATGTGGTTCCTCACGCAGCACAAGCGCTGGGGCCTCTTGAAGGACCATCCGGACTACCTGCAGGTGGCCACGCAGATCAACCGGGTCGACATCTACAAGCAGGCCGCAACCGCCACGAAGACCGCGGTGCCGAAGGACACGATGCGCACCAGCAAGCTGATCGACGGCGTCGTGTGGGACGGCAAGAACCCCAAGCAGTACGCCGATTCGTTCAAGGTCCATGCCTGA
- a CDS encoding MFS transporter — protein MTSFKSFLRAGHGPTLFAAFLYFAFSCCIWVLNGAMAPFIGETFNLSPAQKGLMLSVPIIAGALMRFPLGVLAQYIGRKKATLVEMGLIAVAMLFGFFMVHSFNDLLAMGVLLGIAGASFGVALSLGSGWFPPQHKGLAMGLVGAGNVGTAVSVLVAPPLAQWLGWQSVYGIAAVAILAPMIVMIVFAKEPPDVDSHASLREHIACLFEKDGWVFSLIYGVTFGGFIGLTTFLPSYYYDQFGVSKVQAGQLTMLAAFMGAAVRVIGGWISDRWGGVNTLTLVLLVVAVALVLVGFSSGSLAITTLLLIACFAALGAGNGALFQLVPLRWPATTAVAGSMIGEIGALGGGLVPNAMGLSKQYLGSYTWGFVFFAALSLVMLGVMRVMQIRWTRTWAEKGGRARASAHAASPAHAPKSAPKTRNA, from the coding sequence ATGACCAGCTTCAAGTCCTTCTTGCGCGCAGGCCACGGCCCGACGTTGTTCGCGGCCTTCCTGTACTTCGCCTTCTCGTGCTGCATCTGGGTGCTCAACGGGGCGATGGCGCCGTTCATCGGCGAGACCTTCAACCTGTCGCCGGCCCAGAAAGGGCTGATGCTCTCGGTGCCGATCATCGCCGGCGCGCTGATGCGCTTTCCGCTCGGCGTGCTCGCGCAGTACATCGGCCGCAAGAAGGCCACGCTGGTCGAGATGGGCCTGATCGCGGTGGCGATGCTGTTCGGCTTCTTCATGGTGCACAGCTTCAACGACCTGCTCGCGATGGGCGTGCTGCTGGGCATCGCGGGCGCGAGCTTCGGCGTGGCGCTCTCGCTGGGTTCCGGCTGGTTCCCGCCGCAGCACAAGGGCCTCGCGATGGGCCTCGTCGGCGCGGGCAATGTGGGCACCGCGGTGTCGGTGCTGGTCGCCCCGCCGCTCGCCCAATGGCTGGGCTGGCAGAGCGTCTACGGCATTGCGGCGGTCGCGATCCTGGCGCCGATGATCGTGATGATCGTGTTCGCCAAGGAGCCGCCGGACGTCGACAGCCACGCGAGCCTGCGCGAACACATCGCCTGCCTGTTCGAGAAGGACGGCTGGGTGTTCAGCCTGATCTACGGCGTGACCTTCGGCGGCTTCATCGGCCTCACCACCTTCCTGCCCTCCTACTACTACGACCAGTTCGGCGTCAGCAAGGTGCAGGCCGGCCAACTCACCATGCTGGCCGCCTTCATGGGCGCCGCGGTGCGCGTGATCGGCGGCTGGATCTCCGACCGCTGGGGCGGCGTGAACACGCTGACGCTGGTGCTGCTGGTGGTGGCCGTCGCGCTGGTGCTGGTGGGTTTCTCGTCGGGATCGCTCGCGATCACCACGCTGCTCCTGATCGCCTGCTTCGCCGCCCTCGGCGCCGGCAACGGCGCGCTGTTCCAGCTCGTGCCCCTGCGCTGGCCCGCGACCACCGCGGTGGCCGGCTCGATGATCGGCGAGATCGGCGCGCTCGGCGGCGGGCTGGTGCCGAACGCGATGGGCCTGTCGAAGCAGTACCTCGGCAGCTACACCTGGGGCTTCGTCTTCTTCGCCGCGCTCTCGCTCGTGATGCTCGGCGTGATGCGCGTCATGCAGATCCGCTGGACGCGCACCTGGGCCGAAAAGGGCGGACGCGCACGCGCATCGGCGCATGCGGCCTCGCCCGCTCATGCGCCCAAGAGCGCACCGAAAACGCGCAACGCATGA